Proteins encoded by one window of Streptomyces sp. NBC_01477:
- a CDS encoding FtsK/SpoIIIE domain-containing protein produces MRRTLTVVTPDGTGHDIELTAPESTTMRQLAEQFFLAWGASGPRNGSTGTGLAGHPSRDDLPSPAPMLYIADSPLPGGMALGESPLRDGVRVGSGTSLPDEPVTRDATLWVVAGEGAGEVARFPDRAVNDPRFGEGVLARSQVEDLLPVSSATGIWLRPDAPPEDAGDFWHIGGPSPTDARCLRWRSREPAEPDQLPPGDGGTLLFTRPPRRRPRPALTVPDLPATDRWWHTPATRDQRARKVRESWRALRVTQLAAGMPLAWSGPPLAGALRAADLVAYDIAALLDFSFPDAAAVRDFAVLRSHRLWERRRTDPDFLALRCGLRTAVPTDGGVMDLWNYAFPAVVSLPQRGVIGVVGAGDRPRRLAGWLALQTAVHHSPEDVVVRVLTDTAGAADWRWLRWLPRSSSALDDADAPRVHADPTSVAQQIGALLLLLSDRQSAADAARAAAEQAALLDDLPRQGAPQPLFGTPAAAGPKAAESGGYHGPAVVLILDGIRRLRAVPGVARLLQEGPAAGIYAVCLGTEARQLPYGYGCLVDISVDGGGPRIDFGRPYPFVPDLPRTPWFETPARALAPLRNADAVQRALDLADRPLPELLGLESPADPGPIAARWSAVPRSTTAVVGQADGSPFELDLRRHGPHALVAGAGDSGRTAFLRGWITSLAIANRPDEMIFVLVDYKGGTAFGSVAALPHVTSLIADLDGRQAERMLDRLQAELRSREAHLGAHGARDIDDYHDLRDRRRELPPLPRLVLVIAEFAGLARELPIVVAGLLNLAQSGRSLGVHLVLATQRPGGSLTSDIQSITNLRIALRVAGADESASVIDAPDAAAISRSSPGRAFLRTGAEELREFQAALPVVVGSGHRPDPVIAIRDLDPAGLLPPAVTTGPSPSGGAAPATDLDLLVSAVRTAARRLGVRPLPGPLPEPLPRVVTLSELPAPEGDPRDPAPVAYGVQELADEVGRQPALFDLAADGPLAAAGAPRSGRSQFLRTLAAALAVRHSTADVHLFCIDCGNGALQVLSRLPHCGAVVNRGRPDHMARLTSRLTAALYRRQQLFAESGFSDIAAQRQAVPEGRRLPYLVLLLDRWETFAEFADRDYGRMRDDLALLMSEGARAGIQVVLAGEADAFFTELRAPVADLLVLDQRDRQAYEALGVETPRGHLEPGRALRAFSPVELQIALLDGEPTGRGQSDALDRLAARLRERDEHVPQPRRPFTIDDAPRAAEKFHVGSGRGRPVGREDVLAWLRDRHATGASVALLGPRRAGKTWVLEELSRRLAAEGSRREIHRLLVPPLKDAVDSPDALAALLDRGMRQAGSPAEALLDKAAGTAGGSRLVFLLDEVGRLAGYSPAAVSWLRDLGQAGAWLLYTGSEKDWRTVVRRALTVPGSSFGNDVNARLLGPLDREAALDFLSGTAANLGVALARDTAAADIVRTVGSWPFYLQVAGDAVVSAVQGNDLRALSDSGALRELLDRRLLTEWSSYFQSRWAEIGPAGRAALLTAPGTVPRDATPAQREDLREVGLLRPGEEWLDDPPLLDWIARNEIQLRDGELPA; encoded by the coding sequence ATGCGCAGGACACTGACCGTGGTGACCCCCGACGGGACCGGGCACGACATCGAGCTGACCGCGCCGGAGTCCACGACGATGCGGCAGCTCGCCGAGCAGTTCTTCCTCGCATGGGGCGCATCAGGACCGCGCAACGGGTCGACCGGGACCGGACTCGCCGGACACCCCTCGCGCGACGATCTGCCCAGCCCCGCCCCGATGCTCTACATCGCCGACAGCCCGCTGCCGGGCGGGATGGCGCTCGGGGAGTCGCCGCTGCGCGACGGCGTACGCGTCGGCTCCGGCACCTCCTTGCCCGACGAGCCCGTCACCCGGGACGCCACGCTGTGGGTCGTCGCGGGGGAGGGTGCCGGTGAGGTGGCGCGCTTTCCCGACCGAGCGGTGAACGACCCGCGGTTCGGCGAAGGCGTTCTGGCGCGCTCGCAGGTGGAGGACTTGCTCCCGGTCAGCAGCGCTACGGGCATATGGCTGCGTCCGGACGCTCCCCCCGAAGACGCAGGCGATTTCTGGCACATCGGCGGCCCGTCGCCAACGGACGCCAGATGCCTGCGGTGGCGGTCGCGGGAGCCCGCCGAGCCCGACCAGCTGCCGCCCGGTGACGGCGGCACGCTGCTCTTCACCCGGCCGCCACGCCGCCGGCCGCGGCCCGCTCTGACCGTCCCCGACCTCCCGGCCACGGACCGCTGGTGGCACACTCCGGCGACCCGCGACCAGCGTGCGCGCAAGGTGCGCGAATCGTGGCGGGCACTGCGGGTGACCCAGCTCGCCGCCGGTATGCCGCTGGCCTGGTCGGGGCCGCCCCTGGCCGGCGCGCTGCGCGCGGCGGACCTGGTGGCGTACGACATCGCCGCGCTCCTGGACTTCTCCTTCCCCGATGCCGCGGCCGTCCGGGATTTCGCGGTGCTGCGCAGCCATCGGCTGTGGGAGCGCCGCCGGACGGACCCGGACTTCCTCGCCCTGCGCTGCGGCCTGCGCACCGCCGTCCCGACCGACGGCGGCGTGATGGACCTGTGGAACTACGCCTTCCCCGCGGTGGTCAGCCTGCCGCAGCGCGGGGTGATCGGTGTGGTGGGCGCCGGGGACCGGCCCCGGCGGCTCGCGGGCTGGCTCGCGCTGCAGACCGCCGTCCACCACAGCCCGGAGGACGTCGTCGTACGGGTGCTCACCGACACCGCGGGCGCCGCCGACTGGCGGTGGCTGCGGTGGCTGCCGCGCTCCTCCTCCGCGCTGGACGACGCCGACGCGCCCCGGGTGCACGCCGACCCCACGTCCGTGGCCCAGCAGATCGGCGCGCTGCTCCTGCTGCTGTCCGACCGGCAGAGCGCGGCGGATGCCGCGCGGGCGGCGGCGGAGCAGGCCGCGCTCCTGGACGACCTGCCGCGCCAGGGCGCGCCGCAGCCGCTGTTCGGGACGCCGGCGGCGGCCGGCCCCAAGGCCGCGGAGTCCGGCGGGTATCACGGCCCCGCCGTCGTGCTGATCCTGGACGGCATCCGGCGGCTGCGCGCGGTGCCCGGCGTCGCCCGCCTGCTCCAGGAGGGTCCCGCGGCCGGGATCTACGCCGTCTGCCTGGGCACGGAGGCACGCCAACTCCCGTACGGCTACGGCTGTCTGGTCGACATATCGGTCGACGGCGGCGGCCCGCGGATCGACTTCGGCAGGCCGTATCCGTTCGTGCCCGACCTGCCGCGCACACCGTGGTTCGAGACGCCGGCCAGGGCGCTGGCACCGCTGCGGAACGCCGACGCGGTCCAGCGCGCGCTGGATCTCGCGGACCGGCCGCTGCCGGAACTGCTCGGCCTGGAGTCGCCGGCGGACCCGGGGCCGATCGCCGCCCGCTGGTCAGCGGTGCCCCGGTCGACCACCGCGGTCGTGGGGCAGGCGGACGGGTCGCCGTTCGAGCTGGACCTGCGCAGGCACGGCCCGCACGCGTTGGTCGCGGGGGCCGGCGACTCGGGGCGCACCGCGTTCCTGCGCGGCTGGATCACCTCGCTCGCGATCGCCAACCGGCCGGACGAGATGATCTTCGTCCTGGTCGACTACAAGGGCGGCACCGCCTTCGGCTCGGTCGCCGCGCTGCCCCATGTCACCAGCCTGATCGCCGACCTCGACGGCCGCCAGGCCGAGCGGATGCTCGACCGCCTGCAGGCCGAGCTGCGCTCCCGGGAGGCCCACCTCGGCGCCCACGGGGCACGGGACATCGACGACTACCACGATCTGCGGGACCGCCGGCGCGAACTGCCGCCACTGCCCCGACTGGTGCTTGTGATCGCCGAGTTCGCCGGACTGGCCCGTGAACTGCCGATCGTGGTCGCAGGGTTGCTGAACCTCGCCCAGAGCGGACGCTCGCTGGGCGTGCACCTGGTGCTCGCCACGCAGCGCCCCGGCGGATCGCTCACCTCCGACATCCAGTCGATCACCAACCTGCGGATCGCCCTGCGGGTCGCCGGCGCCGACGAGAGCGCCTCGGTCATCGACGCGCCCGACGCGGCGGCGATCTCCCGGTCGAGCCCCGGCCGGGCCTTCTTACGCACCGGCGCGGAGGAACTGCGGGAATTCCAGGCCGCGTTGCCGGTCGTAGTGGGTTCCGGCCACCGGCCGGACCCTGTGATCGCGATCAGGGACCTCGACCCGGCCGGCCTGCTGCCGCCCGCCGTCACGACCGGCCCGTCCCCCTCCGGCGGGGCCGCCCCGGCGACCGACCTCGACCTGCTGGTGTCGGCGGTGCGCACCGCCGCGAGGCGCCTCGGGGTGAGGCCGCTTCCCGGGCCGCTGCCGGAGCCGCTGCCGAGAGTGGTCACCCTCTCGGAGCTGCCCGCGCCGGAAGGGGACCCGCGGGACCCGGCACCGGTGGCGTACGGGGTGCAGGAACTCGCCGACGAGGTCGGCAGGCAGCCGGCGCTCTTCGACCTCGCCGCGGACGGTCCGCTGGCCGCGGCGGGCGCGCCGCGCAGCGGCAGATCACAGTTCCTGCGCACGCTCGCCGCGGCCCTCGCCGTACGGCACAGCACCGCCGACGTCCACCTCTTCTGCATCGACTGCGGCAACGGCGCGCTCCAGGTGCTCAGCCGGCTGCCGCACTGCGGCGCCGTGGTCAACCGGGGCAGGCCCGACCACATGGCGCGGCTGACCAGCCGGCTCACCGCCGCCCTCTACCGCCGCCAACAGCTCTTCGCCGAGAGCGGGTTCAGCGACATCGCCGCCCAGCGCCAGGCCGTGCCCGAAGGGCGCAGGCTGCCGTACCTGGTGCTGCTGCTCGACCGCTGGGAGACCTTCGCGGAGTTCGCCGACCGGGACTACGGGCGGATGCGCGACGACCTGGCACTGCTGATGAGCGAGGGCGCGCGGGCGGGCATCCAGGTCGTACTGGCCGGGGAAGCCGACGCCTTCTTCACCGAACTGCGCGCCCCGGTGGCGGACCTGCTCGTCCTCGACCAGCGGGACAGACAGGCCTACGAGGCGCTGGGCGTCGAAACCCCCCGCGGCCACCTCGAACCCGGCCGCGCCCTGCGGGCGTTCAGCCCCGTCGAGCTGCAGATCGCGCTGCTCGACGGCGAACCCACAGGACGCGGCCAGAGCGACGCGCTGGACCGGCTGGCCGCGCGATTACGGGAGCGCGACGAGCATGTGCCGCAGCCCCGGCGGCCGTTCACCATCGACGACGCCCCGCGGGCCGCCGAGAAATTCCATGTGGGGTCCGGCAGGGGCCGCCCGGTCGGCCGGGAGGACGTCCTCGCATGGCTGCGCGACCGGCACGCCACCGGCGCCTCGGTCGCACTGCTCGGACCGCGCAGGGCGGGCAAGACCTGGGTGCTCGAAGAGCTGTCGCGGCGGCTGGCCGCGGAAGGCAGCCGCCGGGAGATCCACCGGCTGCTCGTACCGCCGCTGAAGGACGCGGTGGACAGCCCCGACGCGCTGGCCGCGCTGCTCGACCGCGGGATGCGGCAGGCCGGCAGCCCGGCCGAGGCACTGCTCGACAAGGCCGCAGGGACCGCGGGCGGTTCCCGGCTGGTCTTCCTGCTGGACGAGGTGGGGCGGCTGGCCGGCTACAGCCCGGCCGCGGTGTCCTGGCTGCGCGACCTCGGCCAGGCCGGTGCCTGGCTGCTCTACACCGGCAGCGAGAAGGACTGGCGGACCGTGGTGCGCCGGGCGCTGACCGTGCCGGGTTCCAGCTTCGGCAACGACGTCAACGCCCGGCTGCTCGGCCCGCTCGACCGGGAAGCCGCACTGGACTTCCTGTCCGGCACCGCGGCCAACCTCGGCGTGGCCCTCGCCCGCGACACCGCCGCCGCCGACATCGTGCGAACCGTCGGCAGCTGGCCCTTCTACCTCCAGGTGGCCGGCGACGCCGTGGTGAGTGCCGTCCAGGGCAACGACCTGCGCGCGCTGTCGGATTCCGGGGCACTGCGCGAACTGCTCGACCGGCGGCTGCTCACCGAGTGGTCGTCGTACTTCCAGTCCCGCTGGGCCGAGATCGGCCCGGCGGGACGGGCCGCGCTGCTCACCGCACCCGGCACCGTGCCCCGCGACGCCACTCCCGCACAGCGCGAGGACCTGCGCGAGGTGGGCCTGCTGCGGCCGGGCGAGGAGTGGCTCGACGACCCACCGCTGCTGGACTGGATCGCCAGGAACGAAATCCAACTGCGTGACGGGGAGCTACCTGCATGA
- a CDS encoding SLATT domain-containing protein: MAGQSGPTATAGAPAADSRGAPRRGRRDLEAQPFPDVPAAAAADPAAQRETLARLRAWAEQDAEAAIDWYLRDKRTKRAASRLLQGLAIAFAVAGTAVPLGTAAYGGSGQGWGYVLLAVAAGCKGFDHFFGVSASWMRDIGVAHALRTELNAVRLEWATDVLRAGPGLDTPGRLLEPVEVERQLALINRLAGAVRSHVDGETAEWQAAFSSSTSELHGQGALPGSDR; this comes from the coding sequence ATGGCGGGCCAGAGCGGGCCGACGGCGACAGCGGGGGCACCGGCGGCGGACAGCCGCGGCGCACCGCGCCGGGGGCGCAGGGACCTTGAGGCGCAGCCCTTCCCGGACGTGCCGGCCGCCGCGGCCGCCGACCCGGCCGCGCAGCGCGAGACGCTGGCCCGGCTGCGCGCCTGGGCCGAGCAGGACGCCGAGGCCGCCATCGACTGGTATCTGCGCGACAAGCGGACCAAGCGCGCCGCCTCCCGGCTGCTCCAGGGCCTGGCCATCGCCTTCGCGGTGGCCGGCACGGCCGTGCCGCTCGGCACGGCCGCCTACGGCGGCTCGGGGCAGGGCTGGGGCTATGTGCTGCTCGCGGTCGCCGCGGGCTGCAAGGGCTTCGACCACTTCTTCGGGGTGTCCGCCAGCTGGATGCGGGACATCGGTGTCGCCCACGCCCTGCGTACCGAGCTGAACGCCGTACGGCTGGAGTGGGCCACCGATGTGCTGCGGGCCGGACCCGGCCTGGACACACCGGGCCGGTTGCTCGAACCGGTTGAGGTCGAACGGCAGTTGGCGCTCATCAACCGGCTGGCGGGTGCGGTCCGCAGCCACGTCGACGGTGAAACCGCCGAGTGGCAGGCCGCGTTCAGCTCCAGCACCAGCGAACTGCACGGCCAGGGCGCGCTGCCCGGCTCGGACCGCTGA
- a CDS encoding aldo/keto reductase — MSQVPAITLNNGVLMPQLGFGVWQVPDGEATAAVASALDAGYRSIDTAAVYANEKGTGRALAASGLPREELFVTTKLWNSDQGHDSALRAFDRSLAKLRLEYVDLYLIHWPQPRRDAYTDTWRALERIAADGRARAIGVSNFQPAHLRRLTAGAGVVPAVNQIELHPQLAQAGLRSLHAELGIATEAWSPLGQGKGLLDNPVIGKIAARHGRTAAQVVLRWHLQLGNVVIPKSVTPSRIRENIDVFGFELPEEDLAELAALDDGTRLGPDPDAVG; from the coding sequence GTGAGCCAGGTCCCCGCCATCACCCTCAACAACGGCGTGCTGATGCCGCAGCTCGGCTTCGGCGTCTGGCAGGTGCCGGACGGCGAGGCGACCGCGGCCGTCGCCAGCGCCCTCGACGCCGGCTACCGCAGCATCGACACTGCCGCGGTGTACGCCAACGAGAAGGGCACGGGCCGGGCGCTGGCCGCCTCGGGGCTGCCGCGCGAGGAGCTGTTCGTCACCACCAAACTGTGGAATTCCGACCAGGGTCACGACTCGGCGCTGCGGGCCTTCGACCGCTCGCTGGCCAAGCTGCGCCTGGAGTACGTGGACCTGTACCTGATCCACTGGCCGCAGCCGCGGCGCGATGCGTATACGGACACCTGGCGCGCCCTTGAGCGGATCGCGGCCGACGGCCGGGCGCGGGCGATCGGGGTGTCCAACTTCCAGCCCGCGCACCTGCGCCGGCTGACGGCCGGGGCCGGAGTGGTGCCTGCGGTGAACCAGATCGAGCTGCACCCGCAGCTCGCCCAGGCCGGACTGCGGTCCCTGCACGCGGAATTGGGCATCGCCACCGAGGCCTGGTCGCCGCTGGGCCAGGGCAAAGGCCTGCTGGACAACCCGGTGATCGGGAAGATCGCGGCACGGCACGGGCGGACCGCGGCGCAGGTGGTGCTGAGGTGGCACCTGCAACTGGGCAATGTCGTCATCCCCAAGTCGGTGACGCCGTCCAGGATCCGGGAGAACATCGACGTCTTCGGCTTCGAGCTGCCCGAGGAGGACCTCGCGGAGCTGGCCGCCCTGGACGACGGCACCCGGCTCGGCCCCGACCCGGACGCGGTCGGCTGA